Proteins from a genomic interval of Clostridium cochlearium:
- a CDS encoding anaerobic ribonucleoside triphosphate reductase gives MLYVVKRDGRRVSFNAIKIANAIKRASEEIGFELKESEYMNLTQNVVEQIEKLNKDEISVEEIQNLVESILMENSYKNIGRAYANYRQERTRIREIKSDLMEAIEKIGVETDRDNANVGNNFSSKLLRIASESNKWYNLAAMPKHLAKAHENGDIYYHDLDSYNLTVNCLHIPTKEVLSKGFNTGYGFIRPPKRIESACELSCILLQSTQNDMFGGQSHPDFDNDMGYFVEFTRKEIKEELREVGLEEEKIEELCEKKLRKSISQAMQGIVYNLNTMHSRAGSQVPFSSINIGIPMSEDAALVCELFLIEYEKGLGKGEQPIFPNIIFRVKDGVNKRPSDPYYYLFKLACKVASKRMNPTFMNIDADFNLEYYNKGYLPATMGCRTRVQSNVNGEPDVKGRGNIAPTTINLPRIAIISKKDINKFFALLDNRLEMAKEALLHRYGVLKRLRVKDLPFVAGQNLMKGSENLQPEDSIEPILKQGTWGIGFIGLAETLKALIGEHHGESENARELGIKIIKHIRDFTDKTTKETKLNWSCYATPAEGLSGKFIVQDKKIFGEIKGVTDKDYYTNSFHIPVGYPISIKEKIDIEAPYHSICNGGHISYIELDDYPTEDVIMDIINYAYSNTNINYLGINFHIKYCKNCGTYIDNHESSCFKCGSKNIQGISRVTGYLSLDERFGVGKVAERKDRLSHTNGKVFYEER, from the coding sequence ATGCTATATGTTGTAAAGAGAGATGGCAGAAGAGTTTCTTTTAATGCCATAAAAATAGCTAATGCAATTAAGAGAGCTTCTGAGGAAATAGGGTTTGAATTAAAAGAAAGTGAATATATGAATTTAACTCAAAATGTAGTAGAACAAATAGAAAAGTTAAATAAAGATGAGATATCAGTTGAAGAAATTCAAAATTTAGTTGAAAGTATTTTAATGGAGAACAGTTATAAAAATATAGGGAGAGCCTATGCTAATTACAGACAGGAAAGAACTAGAATAAGAGAAATAAAATCAGATTTAATGGAAGCTATAGAGAAGATAGGGGTTGAAACAGACAGAGATAATGCTAATGTTGGAAATAATTTTTCTTCAAAATTATTAAGAATAGCTAGTGAATCTAATAAGTGGTATAACTTAGCTGCTATGCCTAAACATTTAGCTAAGGCTCATGAAAATGGAGATATATATTATCATGATTTAGATAGTTATAATTTAACAGTGAATTGTTTGCACATACCAACTAAAGAAGTTTTATCAAAAGGATTTAATACAGGGTATGGATTTATAAGACCTCCTAAAAGAATAGAGTCTGCTTGCGAATTATCATGTATATTATTACAATCAACTCAAAATGATATGTTTGGTGGGCAATCTCATCCAGATTTTGATAATGATATGGGTTACTTTGTTGAATTTACAAGAAAAGAAATAAAAGAAGAATTAAGAGAAGTTGGATTAGAAGAAGAAAAGATTGAAGAGCTATGTGAAAAAAAATTAAGGAAAAGTATTAGTCAGGCAATGCAGGGCATAGTATATAATCTGAATACTATGCATTCAAGAGCGGGTTCACAAGTTCCTTTTAGTTCAATAAATATAGGGATACCAATGTCAGAAGATGCTGCATTAGTTTGTGAATTATTTTTAATAGAGTATGAAAAAGGATTAGGGAAAGGTGAACAACCGATATTTCCTAATATAATATTTAGAGTAAAAGATGGAGTGAATAAGAGACCATCAGATCCATATTATTATTTATTTAAATTAGCCTGTAAAGTTGCTAGTAAGAGGATGAATCCTACTTTTATGAACATTGATGCAGATTTTAATTTAGAATATTATAATAAAGGATATTTACCTGCTACTATGGGATGTAGAACTAGAGTACAATCTAATGTAAATGGAGAACCAGATGTTAAAGGAAGAGGTAATATAGCACCAACTACAATTAATTTACCAAGGATAGCTATTATATCTAAAAAAGATATAAATAAGTTTTTTGCTTTATTAGATAATAGATTAGAAATGGCAAAAGAAGCATTATTACATAGGTATGGTGTTTTAAAAAGATTAAGAGTTAAAGATTTACCTTTTGTTGCAGGACAAAATCTAATGAAAGGATCAGAAAATTTACAGCCAGAGGACAGTATAGAACCTATTTTAAAACAAGGTACTTGGGGTATAGGATTCATAGGATTAGCTGAAACTCTTAAAGCTTTAATAGGAGAGCATCATGGTGAATCAGAAAATGCTAGAGAATTAGGAATAAAAATCATAAAACATATAAGAGACTTTACCGATAAGACTACAAAAGAAACAAAGTTGAATTGGTCTTGCTATGCTACTCCAGCAGAGGGGTTAAGTGGGAAATTTATAGTACAAGATAAAAAAATATTTGGTGAAATTAAAGGGGTAACAGATAAGGACTATTATACAAACAGTTTTCATATACCAGTTGGATATCCAATATCAATAAAAGAAAAAATAGATATAGAAGCGCCATATCACTCAATTTGTAATGGAGGACATATTTCTTACATCGAGTTAGATGATTATCCAACAGAAGATGTAATAATGGATATAATAAATTATGCTTATAGCAATACTAATATTAATTATTTAGGGATAAACTTTCATATAAAGTATTGTAAAAACTGTGGTACTTATATAGATAATCACGAATCAAGTTGTTTTAAATGTGGAAGCAAAAATATACAAGGCATATCTAGGGTTACAGGATATTTAAGTTTAGATGAAAGATTTGGAGTTGGAAAGGTAGCAGAAAGAAAGGATAGATTATCACATACTAATGGAAAAGTTTTTTATGAGGAGAGATAG
- the nrdG gene encoding anaerobic ribonucleoside-triphosphate reductase activating protein — MNYLQVAGFLDNSLANGEGLRSVLFLSGCKHECKGCHNLAMQDFEYGDRICIDDIIKRIRKNIPIIRGVTFSGGEPLEQAENLAELALMIKKDDLNIWCYTGYEFEYILSNMDKINGWKILIENIDILVDGTFQQDKIEPNLKYKGSYNQRIIDVKKSLLAKKVIIYPI; from the coding sequence ATGAACTATCTTCAAGTGGCAGGTTTTTTAGATAATTCCTTAGCTAATGGTGAAGGACTTAGATCTGTATTATTTTTATCAGGTTGTAAGCATGAATGTAAGGGGTGTCATAATCTTGCTATGCAAGACTTTGAATATGGTGATAGGATATGCATAGATGATATAATTAAAAGAATAAGAAAGAATATACCTATAATAAGAGGGGTTACCTTTTCTGGCGGAGAACCATTAGAACAAGCAGAAAATTTAGCTGAATTAGCTTTAATGATAAAAAAAGATGACCTTAATATATGGTGTTATACAGGATATGAATTTGAATATATACTTAGCAATATGGATAAAATAAATGGATGGAAAATTTTAATTGAAAATATAGATATATTAGTAGATGGTACTTTTCAACAAGATAAGATTGAACCTAATCTAAAGTATAAGGGTTCATATAATCAAAGGATAATAGATGTGAAAAAAAGTCTCTTGGCTAAAAAAGTTATAATATATCCTATATAA
- a CDS encoding ArsR/SmtB family transcription factor: protein MKNLDGIEVCECCTIHEDCVECVRRNMLDEETFMKLSDLFKVLGDYTRIRIIYALFNKELCVCDIAEVLNMSQSSISHQLRTLKAARLVKFRREGKTVFYSLDDEHIRKLFNAGLEHVKHN, encoded by the coding sequence ATGAAAAATTTAGATGGAATAGAAGTTTGTGAATGCTGTACCATTCATGAAGATTGTGTAGAGTGCGTGAGAAGAAATATGTTAGATGAAGAAACTTTTATGAAGTTATCAGATTTATTTAAGGTTTTAGGAGATTATACTAGAATAAGAATAATATATGCCTTATTTAATAAAGAACTTTGTGTTTGTGATATTGCAGAAGTATTAAATATGAGTCAATCTTCTATTTCTCATCAATTGAGAACTTTAAAAGCGGCTAGATTAGTTAAGTTTAGAAGAGAAGGGAAAACTGTTTTTTATTCTTTAGACGATGAACATATAAGAAAATTATTTAATGCTGGATTAGAGCATGTTAAGCATAATTAA
- the murI gene encoding glutamate racemase translates to MITKDSAIGVLDSGVGGLTTVKELQELLPNENIYYFGDNKNVPYGNKTEEEIIKLTRKMIEFLISENVKVIAVACNTISTIIDEISRDYDVKIIKVIDPIVNNIKNIQKRDKVGLIATNFTVSTKYYDKMLGDVKVIGKGCSELAAIVDSGEINEKEVRNIIKTDIDDIKSREDVDTIILGCTHYPIIKHIFDECYPDVNFLNPAHHHAIAIKEYLQEMDLLKEDNRNKFFKVFTTGDKEKYRIIMDMLKLKEPDEIILK, encoded by the coding sequence ATGATTACAAAGGACAGTGCCATTGGAGTCTTAGATTCAGGAGTAGGTGGACTTACAACAGTAAAGGAACTTCAAGAATTATTACCAAATGAAAACATATATTATTTTGGTGATAACAAAAATGTTCCATATGGGAATAAGACAGAAGAAGAGATTATAAAACTTACTAGAAAAATGATAGAGTTTTTAATATCTGAAAATGTTAAAGTTATAGCTGTTGCCTGTAACACAATTTCAACTATTATAGATGAAATAAGTAGGGATTATGATGTAAAGATAATAAAAGTAATAGATCCTATAGTAAATAATATAAAAAATATTCAGAAAAGAGATAAAGTTGGGCTAATTGCAACTAATTTTACTGTAAGCACTAAGTACTATGATAAAATGCTAGGAGATGTAAAGGTTATCGGGAAAGGATGTTCAGAACTTGCAGCTATAGTAGATAGTGGAGAAATAAATGAAAAAGAAGTTAGAAATATTATAAAAACTGATATAGATGATATTAAATCAAGAGAAGATGTAGATACAATAATATTAGGTTGCACTCATTATCCAATAATTAAGCATATTTTTGATGAATGCTATCCAGATGTAAATTTTTTAAATCCAGCACATCATCACGCTATTGCGATAAAAGAATATTTACAGGAGATGGATTTACTTAAAGAAGACAATAGAAATAAATTTTTTAAGGTTTTTACTACAGGAGATAAAGAAAAATATAGAATTATAATGGACATGCTTAAATTAAAAGAACCTGATGAGATAATATTGAAGTAA
- a CDS encoding DUF3870 domain-containing protein — protein sequence MIYDTNTIYVTGMSKSNNMDPITKMYNSFFLGLILDKDTDIIIDVTCNTISDITNDFIKTILVGKNLVKDLNKIILEINERFLATSQKALIVALKDSFNKYEMYKRKNNK from the coding sequence ATGATTTATGATACTAATACTATATATGTAACAGGCATGTCAAAATCTAATAATATGGATCCCATAACTAAAATGTACAATTCCTTTTTTTTAGGCCTTATATTAGATAAAGATACAGATATTATTATTGATGTAACTTGCAATACAATAAGTGATATAACTAATGATTTTATAAAAACTATTTTAGTAGGTAAAAATTTAGTAAAAGATCTAAATAAGATAATATTAGAAATAAATGAAAGATTTCTAGCTACTTCTCAAAAGGCACTAATAGTTGCATTAAAAGATTCTTTTAATAAATATGAAATGTATAAGCGAAAAAATAATAAATAG